A stretch of Mobula birostris isolate sMobBir1 chromosome 2, sMobBir1.hap1, whole genome shotgun sequence DNA encodes these proteins:
- the LOC140211273 gene encoding ras-related protein Rab-11A-like, producing MSSTEDDYNFVFKVVLIGESGVGKSNLLSRFTRNEFNHDSRTTIGVEFSTRTVTVDGVAVKTQIWDTAGLERYRAITSAYYRGAVGALLVYDISKHQTYENVERWLTELLDNADNNLVVMLVGNKSDLSEIRTVPIDEAMSFAEKHQMLFMETSALDSTNVEPAFQSVITEIFRRRAEGRMSQTPRTTVALSPNSVSNDGAVVTPSKKPCCQNI from the exons TGGTGCTGATCGGCGAATCTGGGGTGGGGAAGAGCAACCTACTGTCTCGCTTCACCCGCAACGAGTTCAACCACGACAGCAGGACCACCATCGGAGTGGAGTTCTCCACACGTACCGTTACTGTGGATGGAGTGGCCGTGAAGACGCAGATCTGGGACACGGCCGGGCTGGAGCGTTACCGCGCCATTACCTCCGC GTATTACCGAGGGGCAGTAGGGGCCCTGCTGGTGTACGACATCTCCAAGCACCAGACGTACGAGAATGTGGAGCGGTGGCTGACCGAGCTCCTGGACaatgctgacaacaacctggtgGTGATGCTGGTGGGGAACAAGAGTGACCTGTCTGAGATCCGCACCGTGCCCATCGATGAGGCCATGTCCTTCGCAG AGAAACACCAGATGTTGTTCATGGAGACGTCTGCGCTGGACTCGACCAACGTGGAGCCGGCGTTCCAGTCTGTTATCACAG AGATCTTCCGTCGCCGGGCTGAGGGACGAATGAGTCAGACACCGCGAACCACAGTCGCCCTCAGCCCCAACAGCGTCTCCAACGATGGGGCCGTGGTGACCCCAAGTAAGAAACCCTGCTGTCAGAACATCTGA